From Streptomyces sp. NBC_01754, a single genomic window includes:
- a CDS encoding ATP-binding protein codes for MGDAGLGKTFAVHHTAHTRFPRAHVPLRLGARPGPADLRFHLHHALGIHGTAPAEPAAADALIRRALGAAPRIVVVDEADRMPEPCFEYLRFLHDDLPDGLCAVLIAGQRGEKALRAQQMLLTRTTTWLTLQPLTRGQVPRAAAVLHPLWQTVAPDQLLSLDGHFAHGSLRRWALLTHHVQRTLTATGAACPDPGLLRRVVARIDTSRRP; via the coding sequence CTGGGCGACGCCGGCCTCGGCAAGACCTTCGCCGTCCACCACACCGCCCACACCCGCTTCCCTCGGGCGCACGTTCCGCTGCGCCTGGGGGCCAGACCAGGCCCGGCCGACCTGCGCTTCCACCTGCACCATGCCCTCGGCATTCATGGCACCGCACCGGCCGAACCGGCCGCCGCCGACGCGCTGATCCGCCGCGCCCTCGGGGCCGCACCCCGCATCGTGGTCGTCGACGAGGCCGACCGGATGCCCGAGCCATGCTTTGAGTACCTGCGTTTCCTGCACGACGACCTACCCGACGGCCTGTGCGCCGTCCTGATCGCCGGCCAGCGAGGTGAGAAGGCCCTGCGCGCCCAGCAGATGCTTCTCACGCGCACCACCACATGGCTGACTCTCCAGCCGCTCACCCGGGGCCAGGTCCCACGCGCCGCGGCGGTCCTGCACCCGCTGTGGCAGACCGTCGCACCCGACCAACTCCTATCTCTGGACGGTCACTTCGCGCACGGAAGCCTGCGGCGCTGGGCCCTGCTCACCCACCACGTCCAGCGAACCCTGACCGCTACCGGCGCCGCGTGCCCCGATCCCGGCCTGCTGCGGCGGGTCGTCGCCCGCATCGACACCTCGCGCCGCCCATGA
- a CDS encoding RNaseH domain-containing protein, protein MPSNDTRMSLLAAPLTAALMGTVWLYRFPDKTEHEWKKLRDIYRGKTGSKANLPYAGLLTVLRASGATSATLNPTSKSKPPQFLALSKKLPGTHLRAAVALWEQVLLQTPTEEISLAYSSDLADLFASVEPEHVMVWDHVRLGPHAVDADGWVWDAASSNLASLVAKTDVSVDGRTIALRPDTENNVMVWDTEHLWSNNWLDARPAKDKKHDSPKGASDESQEPEEWKVRRHYAALRVEVAMKSLHSLPVPLVVMTPRVSRLSNQINGARTAWWAPRSPTRPLLCLNLGGKGKYTHLEHTSRLALDAWVRLMDEPVFPRGPKDTEFLPVSAMDLSGEPGDFRALIPFSKSFPLGKGVGLHTVAALAEHLSEVTGQDLVSGRQVAKVLSVAARKTEYGRDATLLDDIDLQDIMAAAGCSKLRILALYEHQEMRTRMQRLLAYHFNRPDLAAGMPDDEIVELGCHTEVLLHRCPELLSHGSHHDQRGALTDALPGLSAPGTGVLALVETEYDAKEWGRRRRAARREEEGAVDPYPLDAKPEVSRHLARHGVLAQFLTPATKKLRSKKKEREAETPLEALGMELAADFPGHMAIGDMLRAAGLVHPRLTRAISTGKGLKDRVAHLGLHMRAQLGEKHTHRTEEPKLMWVLTAFVPVGEQWKTLAYLPADRAHRGGWLNYAEAQGLSRSRPIPEGSRGDDMLPRRIDHALFELARHLECGYVLYVSGDSTRPVWPLLSNKNANLLTDDDGLAGGRPALPGATLAPEHRPRAVIRTTSSADPSIPVPALFHEIGEDGNENGGDKTSNALFQLDGTDTTFLMSRRPHQMDGKTPSAKSGRNQGRWSCDDKEQQAETWYNLTATEIAVIQRPDGDDALPYALTAARLCNHALAWEHRTRHPLPIHAAIQMDKNHPEYRRTIDYEVNDATG, encoded by the coding sequence ATGCCCTCGAATGACACCCGCATGTCCCTGCTGGCCGCGCCGTTGACAGCCGCGCTGATGGGCACCGTGTGGCTGTACCGCTTCCCGGATAAGACCGAGCACGAGTGGAAGAAGCTGCGCGACATCTACCGCGGCAAGACCGGCTCGAAGGCCAACCTGCCCTATGCCGGGCTATTGACGGTCCTGCGCGCCAGCGGTGCCACCAGCGCCACGCTGAATCCCACCAGCAAGAGCAAGCCTCCCCAGTTCCTCGCACTGTCCAAGAAGCTGCCGGGAACGCATCTGCGGGCCGCGGTGGCCTTGTGGGAACAGGTCCTGCTGCAGACACCGACGGAGGAGATCTCCCTGGCCTACAGCAGTGACCTCGCCGACCTGTTCGCCTCGGTGGAGCCCGAACACGTGATGGTGTGGGACCACGTCCGCCTCGGCCCGCACGCCGTGGACGCGGACGGATGGGTGTGGGACGCGGCCAGCTCGAATCTTGCCTCTCTGGTGGCCAAGACCGACGTATCGGTCGACGGCCGCACCATTGCATTGCGCCCGGACACCGAGAACAACGTCATGGTCTGGGACACCGAGCACCTGTGGTCGAACAACTGGCTCGACGCCCGACCCGCCAAGGACAAAAAGCACGACAGTCCCAAGGGCGCTTCCGATGAGTCCCAGGAACCGGAGGAGTGGAAGGTCCGGCGGCATTACGCCGCACTGCGGGTGGAAGTGGCGATGAAGTCGCTGCACTCGCTGCCCGTACCGCTGGTGGTCATGACGCCCCGTGTGTCCCGGCTGAGCAACCAGATCAACGGTGCCCGCACCGCCTGGTGGGCGCCACGCTCCCCCACCCGGCCGCTGCTCTGCCTGAACCTGGGAGGCAAGGGCAAGTACACCCACCTCGAGCACACCAGCCGCCTGGCCCTGGACGCGTGGGTGCGGCTGATGGACGAGCCCGTCTTCCCCCGCGGCCCCAAGGACACCGAGTTCCTGCCCGTCAGCGCCATGGACCTGTCCGGCGAACCCGGCGACTTCCGCGCGCTGATCCCCTTCTCGAAGTCCTTCCCCCTCGGCAAGGGGGTCGGTCTGCACACCGTCGCCGCTCTGGCCGAGCACCTGTCCGAGGTCACCGGGCAGGATCTCGTGAGCGGCCGGCAGGTCGCGAAGGTCCTCTCGGTGGCCGCCCGCAAGACCGAGTACGGCCGTGATGCCACGCTGCTCGACGACATCGACCTCCAGGACATCATGGCCGCCGCGGGCTGCTCCAAGCTGCGCATCCTGGCCCTGTACGAGCACCAGGAGATGCGCACCCGCATGCAGCGGCTGCTGGCCTACCACTTCAACCGGCCCGATCTCGCCGCCGGGATGCCCGACGACGAGATCGTCGAACTCGGCTGTCACACCGAGGTGTTGCTGCACCGGTGCCCGGAGCTGCTGTCCCACGGCAGCCACCACGACCAGCGCGGTGCGCTGACCGATGCTCTGCCCGGGCTCTCGGCACCGGGTACCGGGGTGCTGGCCCTGGTCGAGACCGAGTACGACGCCAAGGAGTGGGGCCGCCGGCGCCGCGCTGCCCGCCGCGAAGAGGAAGGTGCCGTCGACCCGTACCCGCTGGATGCCAAACCGGAAGTCTCCCGGCATCTCGCGCGTCACGGTGTGCTCGCCCAGTTCCTCACCCCCGCCACGAAGAAGCTGCGCTCGAAAAAGAAGGAACGGGAGGCCGAAACTCCGCTCGAGGCGCTCGGCATGGAACTTGCGGCCGACTTCCCCGGCCACATGGCCATCGGTGACATGCTGCGCGCCGCCGGACTGGTTCATCCGCGTCTGACCCGGGCCATCTCCACCGGCAAGGGACTCAAGGACCGAGTCGCCCACCTCGGTCTGCACATGCGCGCCCAGCTCGGCGAAAAGCACACCCACCGCACCGAGGAGCCCAAGCTCATGTGGGTCCTCACCGCATTCGTCCCCGTCGGCGAGCAGTGGAAGACCCTGGCCTATCTGCCCGCCGACCGGGCCCACCGTGGCGGCTGGCTCAACTACGCCGAGGCCCAGGGGCTGTCGCGCAGTCGCCCCATTCCTGAAGGCAGCCGCGGTGACGACATGCTGCCCCGACGCATCGACCACGCCCTGTTCGAGCTGGCCCGGCACCTGGAGTGCGGCTATGTGCTCTACGTTTCCGGTGACTCCACCCGCCCTGTCTGGCCGCTGCTGTCGAACAAGAACGCCAATCTGCTTACCGACGACGACGGTCTGGCAGGCGGCAGGCCGGCGTTGCCCGGTGCCACGCTGGCGCCCGAGCACCGGCCGCGCGCCGTTATCCGCACCACCTCCAGCGCCGACCCGAGCATTCCGGTGCCCGCGCTCTTCCACGAGATCGGCGAGGACGGCAACGAGAACGGCGGGGACAAGACCAGCAACGCGCTGTTCCAACTCGACGGCACCGACACGACGTTCCTCATGAGCCGGCGCCCCCACCAGATGGACGGCAAGACCCCCTCGGCCAAGTCCGGCCGCAATCAGGGGCGTTGGAGCTGCGACGACAAGGAGCAGCAGGCCGAGACCTGGTACAACCTCACGGCTACCGAGATCGCCGTCATCCAGCGGCCCGACGGGGACGACGCGCTCCCCTATGCCCTGACCGCTGCGAGGCTGTGCAACCACGCCCTGGCCTGGGAACACCGCACCCGCCACCCGCTGCCCATCCACGCCGCCATCCAGATGGACAAAAACCACCCCGAATACCGGCGCACCATCGACTACGAGGTCAACGACGCCACCGGCTGA